Proteins encoded in a region of the Longimicrobiales bacterium genome:
- a CDS encoding HD domain-containing protein, with protein sequence MVEELHDEESHEYRRSIADRFERRIQMSVPERHNEKLRALVAAANADDELYGLWLAANVNAIERLGMTDHGPVHVKIVMNIATRLIRLLAEGGVEPSIVRNYEMGRDDAEVVVAAASMLHDVGMAIHRTDHESYSLFIARERLGSLLSGIYDARTAAIVKAETLHAIIAHRSDGRPLTIEAGVVRVADALDMAKGRSRIPFAAGSTSIHSLSAAAVDSVHIEHGENKPVRLRIELSNSAGVFQLDQLFREKLAGSGLEPYVELEANIEGEGEKRLFQEFRL encoded by the coding sequence ATGGTGGAGGAACTGCACGACGAGGAGTCCCACGAGTACCGGCGCAGCATAGCCGACCGGTTCGAGCGTCGCATCCAGATGAGCGTGCCGGAGCGTCACAACGAGAAGCTGCGCGCACTGGTCGCTGCCGCGAATGCGGACGACGAGCTGTACGGCCTGTGGCTCGCGGCGAACGTCAACGCGATCGAGCGGCTCGGCATGACGGACCATGGTCCGGTCCACGTGAAGATCGTGATGAACATCGCGACACGGCTCATCCGACTGCTCGCCGAAGGGGGCGTGGAGCCGTCGATCGTGCGCAACTACGAGATGGGGCGGGACGACGCGGAGGTCGTGGTGGCCGCAGCGTCGATGCTGCATGACGTGGGCATGGCCATCCATCGGACGGACCACGAGTCGTACTCCCTGTTCATCGCCCGAGAGCGCCTCGGCTCACTGCTGTCGGGGATCTACGATGCGCGCACGGCGGCCATCGTGAAGGCCGAGACCCTGCATGCGATCATTGCGCACCGCTCGGACGGACGTCCGCTCACGATCGAGGCCGGTGTGGTGCGCGTGGCCGATGCGCTCGACATGGCCAAGGGCCGTTCGCGGATCCCGTTCGCGGCGGGCTCGACGAGCATTCACTCGCTGTCGGCGGCCGCAGTCGACTCGGTGCACATCGAGCACGGTGAGAACAAGCCGGTACGGCTGCGTATCGAGCTGTCCAACTCGGCTGGCGTGTTCCAGCTCGACCAGCTCTTCCGCGAGAAGCTTGCGGGCAGCGGCCTGGAGCCGTACGTCGAGCTGGAGGCCAACATCGAAGGGGAGGGGGAGAAGCGGCTGTTCCAGGAGTTCCGGCTGTAG